The following are from one region of the Mannheimia granulomatis genome:
- a CDS encoding TonB-dependent siderophore receptor, producing MKNFKLLPLSAAVMTALCAANALAENNKDVAVLDTVTVTDNQGLKVQTNVVTTQKKDESTQTDLRGLLKDEPSISLGGGNGTSQYLYIRGMGQNSIDVKVDNTYSDSQILYHQGRHMLDPALVKVVSVQKGAGSASAGIGQTNGAIIAKTVDALDLLKNSDKNFGAKLGTGISTNHAHNFNAAVYGKGDIFDVLVSGNLIRDRDYKGGKGYVNQFGTNRVPYSALDKTSFLAKLGATLGDHRFVLSHSNERNEGQRLVREEFDTAPIGTPGSRITLDRQAPANRRMTVQRTNLEWTGKNLGFAQEATANVYQLVQGRWSEHEKGNGYAGNVDYATKTKVVTHGANINFDSAIHENVLLKYGVNYRHQEAKPHTKFSPLVKNQEKTDTGLYIEAITAPMDKVTLTTGVRYDHFNFKAMDGKKRSDGAFSPSVGIIYEPIQHLSLSASHNYATRSPRLHDALMAHGKRGMVTIGDNTKAEQARNTEIGFNYNDGTFSFDGSYFWQNIKDALGTTNGRDNHGNAAQAIVNGGKIKNRGYELNAGYQNNGFTARIGVAHSKPRFYTQTVMQRNNQGKLVETALLSSNPEYASAIGRTWTASLSYRFEQPNVEVGVHHRIVEKVKPEDNYFVTGGTLQTNTGTGKKGYNVTDITLNWKPFNDDSVNVNFAVDNVANKKYNAHGQRGQLSARGREFRAGVNYTF from the coding sequence ATGAAAAACTTCAAATTACTCCCTCTCTCTGCTGCTGTAATGACAGCATTATGTGCAGCAAATGCTCTTGCAGAAAATAATAAAGATGTTGCAGTGCTTGATACAGTAACCGTAACAGACAATCAAGGTCTGAAAGTTCAAACTAATGTCGTAACTACACAGAAAAAAGATGAAAGCACGCAAACAGACTTACGTGGCTTATTAAAAGATGAGCCTTCAATCAGCCTAGGTGGTGGTAACGGTACATCACAATATCTCTATATTCGTGGTATGGGTCAAAACTCTATTGATGTAAAAGTCGATAATACCTATTCAGACAGCCAAATTTTATACCACCAAGGTCGCCATATGTTAGATCCCGCATTGGTGAAAGTTGTATCTGTTCAAAAAGGTGCAGGTAGTGCATCAGCAGGTATCGGCCAAACTAACGGTGCGATCATTGCTAAAACCGTAGATGCATTAGATTTATTAAAAAACAGCGATAAAAACTTCGGTGCAAAATTAGGTACAGGTATCAGTACTAACCATGCACATAATTTCAATGCAGCGGTATATGGAAAAGGCGATATTTTTGATGTTTTAGTGTCAGGTAATCTTATAAGAGATCGTGACTATAAAGGTGGTAAAGGCTATGTGAACCAATTCGGTACAAACCGTGTGCCATATAGTGCGTTAGATAAAACCAGCTTCTTAGCGAAATTAGGTGCTACATTAGGTGATCACCGCTTTGTGTTAAGCCACTCTAACGAGCGAAATGAGGGGCAACGTTTAGTGCGTGAAGAGTTTGATACTGCACCTATTGGTACACCAGGTAGCCGTATAACTCTAGATCGTCAAGCTCCTGCAAATCGTAGAATGACAGTACAAAGAACCAACTTAGAATGGACGGGTAAAAACTTAGGCTTTGCTCAAGAAGCGACAGCTAACGTTTATCAATTAGTACAAGGTCGTTGGTCTGAACACGAAAAAGGTAACGGCTACGCAGGTAATGTAGATTATGCAACGAAAACTAAAGTTGTTACTCACGGTGCAAATATAAACTTCGATTCAGCAATTCACGAAAATGTATTATTAAAATACGGTGTTAACTATCGTCACCAAGAGGCTAAGCCGCATACTAAATTTAGCCCTCTAGTGAAAAACCAAGAGAAAACCGATACCGGTTTATATATCGAAGCCATTACTGCTCCTATGGATAAAGTAACATTAACCACTGGTGTGCGTTATGATCACTTTAACTTTAAAGCGATGGATGGCAAAAAACGCAGTGACGGCGCATTCAGCCCAAGCGTAGGAATTATTTATGAGCCAATTCAACACTTAAGCCTCAGTGCAAGCCACAACTATGCAACCCGTAGCCCACGTTTACACGATGCATTAATGGCACATGGTAAACGCGGTATGGTAACAATTGGTGATAATACCAAAGCGGAACAAGCTCGTAATACTGAAATCGGCTTCAACTATAATGATGGCACATTCAGCTTTGATGGTAGCTACTTCTGGCAAAATATTAAAGATGCTTTAGGTACAACGAACGGCCGTGATAACCATGGTAATGCAGCGCAAGCAATTGTGAACGGCGGTAAAATTAAAAACCGTGGTTATGAGTTAAATGCAGGTTACCAGAATAATGGCTTTACCGCTCGTATTGGTGTTGCACATAGCAAACCTCGTTTCTACACACAAACTGTGATGCAACGTAATAATCAAGGTAAGTTAGTTGAAACTGCATTGTTAAGCAGTAACCCGGAATACGCCTCAGCTATTGGTCGTACTTGGACAGCTTCTTTAAGCTATCGCTTCGAGCAACCAAATGTAGAGGTTGGTGTACACCACCGTATTGTTGAAAAAGTAAAACCTGAAGATAACTACTTTGTGACAGGCGGCACATTACAGACTAACACAGGCACTGGTAAAAAAGGTTATAATGTAACTGATATTACCTTAAACTGGAAACCGTTTAATGATGATAGTGTGAATGTAAACTTTGCTGTTGATAACGTAGCAAACAAAAAATACAACGCACACGGTCAGCGTGGACAACTTTCTGCCCGTGGTCGTGAATTCCGTGCAGGTGTGAACTACACTTTCTAA
- the purL gene encoding phosphoribosylformylglycinamidine synthase, whose protein sequence is MTMQTFRGSPALSNFRIQQLLQKFQQHQLPVHSVYAEFLHFIALNRPLAESETAKIQELLHYGPTLEEHEPNGFCLIVSPRIGTISSWSSKATDIAHNCGLDAVERIERGLAYYFEFDLPPTDAQLETLKGLLHDRMMETVLTDAGQAAQLFAQQEPKPFTSVDILGGGRKALEEANVNLGLALAEDEIDYLVENFTALGRNPNDIELYMFAQANSEHCRHKIFNADWTIDGVKQEKSLFKMIKNTFEKTPDYVLSAYKDNAAVMEGSKVGRFFPDQDGQYRYHQEDAHILMKVETHNHPTAISPFPGAATGSGGEIRDEGATGRGAKPKAGLTGFSVSNLVIPNFEQPWENPLSKPSRIASALDIMIEGTLGGAAFNNEFGRPALLGYFRTYEEKVNSFAGEEVRGYHKPIMLAGGIGNIRAEHVQKGEIPVGAKLIVLGGPAMNIGLGGGAASSMASGKSKEDLDFASVQRENPEMERRCQEVIDRCWQMGDENPILFIHDVGAGGLSNAMPELVHDGERGGKFDLRKILCDEKGMSPLEIWCNESQERYVLAVAPEKLQLFTALCERERAPFAVIGEATEEKHLTLHDEHFGNDPIDLPMNVLLGKTPKMHREVSQKTVENPPLVTENIDLKEAFHRVLRLPVVAEKTFLITIGDRSVTGMVARDQMVGPWQIPVADCAVTTASLDSYHGEAMSMGERAPVALLDFGASARLAVAESITNIAATNIGDIKRIKLSANWMSAAGHEGEDAGLFEAVKAVGEELCPALGITIPVGKDSMSMRTTWEENGEQKSVTAPLSLVISAFARVEDVRKTVTPQLRTDKGASRLLLIDLGEGNNRLGATALAQVHKQLGDRPADVVNVQTLKDFFNAMQALVAEEKLLAYHDRSDGGLITTLAEMAFAGNCGVGVDISALGDNDLAVLFNEELGAVIQVADSELNAVREVLKAHNLIHLTKELGAVNADNRFEISRGSRKLLSEKRSELRGIWAELTHQMQRLRDNPECADQEFAAKKDINNKGLSAFLTYDVNEDIAAPFINKGAKPSIAILREQGVNSHYEMAAAFDRAGFNAIDVHMSDLIAGRRNLNDFNAMVACGGFSYGDVLGAGGGWAKSILFNPMLRDQFSQFFANPNTLALGVCNGCQMVSNLAEIIPGAENWPRFVRNKSERFEARVAMVKINETNSVWFNGMAGSHMPIAVSHGEGRVEFRNSDQLHKLQNQNLIAAQYVDYNCAVTEQYPANPNGSTLGITALTNLDGRVAIMMPHPERVFRAVSNSWCPDDWTEDGGWMRVFRNARIVLK, encoded by the coding sequence ATGACAATGCAAACCTTTCGTGGCTCGCCTGCCCTTTCCAACTTTCGTATTCAGCAACTCCTGCAAAAATTTCAACAACATCAACTTCCTGTGCATTCGGTGTATGCAGAGTTTTTGCATTTTATTGCCCTAAATCGACCGCTTGCAGAGAGCGAGACGGCGAAAATTCAGGAGCTGTTGCACTACGGCCCGACCTTGGAAGAGCACGAACCGAACGGGTTTTGCTTAATCGTTAGCCCGCGTATCGGCACGATTTCGTCGTGGTCATCCAAAGCGACCGACATCGCCCATAACTGCGGTTTGGACGCGGTAGAGCGTATCGAGCGTGGCTTGGCGTACTATTTTGAATTTGATCTTCCGCCGACCGACGCTCAACTTGAAACACTGAAAGGTTTATTGCACGACCGTATGATGGAAACCGTGCTGACCGACGCCGGCCAAGCTGCGCAACTTTTCGCTCAACAAGAACCCAAACCGTTCACCAGCGTGGATATTTTAGGCGGTGGCCGCAAGGCTCTCGAAGAAGCGAACGTCAATTTAGGCTTGGCGTTGGCGGAAGATGAAATTGATTATTTGGTGGAAAATTTCACCGCACTTGGCCGCAATCCGAACGATATTGAGCTCTATATGTTTGCTCAGGCGAACTCGGAGCACTGCCGCCACAAAATTTTCAACGCCGACTGGACGATTGACGGCGTGAAGCAGGAAAAATCCCTGTTCAAGATGATTAAAAACACCTTTGAGAAAACCCCTGACTATGTGCTTTCCGCTTATAAAGATAATGCGGCGGTGATGGAGGGTTCGAAAGTCGGTCGCTTCTTCCCCGACCAAGACGGGCAATATCGCTACCACCAAGAAGACGCTCACATTTTAATGAAAGTGGAAACCCACAACCACCCAACCGCCATTTCGCCATTCCCAGGGGCGGCGACCGGTTCGGGCGGTGAAATCCGTGATGAGGGTGCGACAGGGCGTGGGGCGAAGCCGAAAGCGGGCTTGACTGGTTTCTCGGTCTCTAACCTTGTGATTCCAAACTTTGAACAGCCTTGGGAAAATCCTCTTTCTAAGCCTAGCCGTATTGCCTCGGCACTGGATATTATGATCGAAGGTACACTCGGCGGTGCGGCGTTTAACAACGAATTTGGTCGCCCTGCGTTGCTTGGCTATTTCCGTACTTATGAAGAAAAAGTAAATAGCTTTGCAGGCGAGGAAGTGCGTGGCTACCACAAGCCGATTATGTTGGCGGGCGGTATCGGTAACATTCGTGCGGAGCACGTACAAAAAGGCGAAATTCCTGTGGGGGCGAAGTTGATCGTACTTGGCGGCCCTGCGATGAATATCGGCTTGGGCGGCGGTGCGGCATCGTCAATGGCATCAGGTAAATCCAAAGAGGATTTAGACTTCGCCTCTGTGCAGCGTGAAAACCCGGAAATGGAACGCCGTTGCCAAGAAGTGATCGACCGCTGTTGGCAAATGGGCGATGAGAACCCGATTTTATTTATTCACGACGTGGGTGCAGGCGGTTTATCCAACGCAATGCCTGAATTAGTGCATGACGGCGAGCGTGGCGGTAAATTCGACTTACGCAAAATCCTGTGCGATGAAAAAGGGATGTCGCCACTCGAAATTTGGTGTAACGAATCGCAAGAACGTTATGTGTTAGCAGTTGCGCCTGAAAAACTCCAATTATTTACCGCACTTTGCGAGCGTGAGCGTGCCCCGTTTGCGGTGATTGGCGAGGCGACCGAAGAGAAACATTTAACCTTACACGATGAACATTTCGGCAACGATCCGATTGATTTGCCGATGAACGTATTGCTCGGTAAAACCCCGAAAATGCACCGTGAAGTTTCGCAAAAAACTGTCGAAAATCCACCGCTTGTAACCGAAAATATCGACTTAAAAGAGGCATTCCACCGTGTGTTACGCTTGCCTGTAGTCGCTGAAAAAACCTTCTTAATCACCATTGGCGACCGCTCGGTAACCGGTATGGTGGCGCGTGATCAAATGGTCGGCCCGTGGCAAATTCCGGTTGCGGACTGTGCGGTAACTACGGCAAGTTTAGACAGCTACCACGGCGAAGCAATGTCAATGGGCGAACGTGCCCCTGTTGCCTTGTTAGATTTCGGCGCATCGGCTCGCTTGGCGGTAGCAGAAAGCATTACCAACATTGCGGCAACTAATATCGGCGACATCAAACGCATCAAACTCTCGGCAAACTGGATGTCGGCCGCAGGACACGAGGGCGAAGATGCCGGTCTTTTTGAGGCCGTGAAAGCGGTCGGCGAAGAGCTTTGCCCGGCACTCGGTATTACCATTCCGGTGGGTAAAGATTCAATGTCGATGCGTACCACTTGGGAGGAGAACGGCGAGCAGAAATCCGTTACCGCACCGCTTTCCCTTGTGATTTCGGCATTCGCCCGCGTGGAAGATGTGCGTAAAACCGTTACTCCACAACTGCGTACCGACAAAGGGGCTTCACGCTTGCTTTTAATTGATTTAGGCGAAGGCAACAACCGCTTGGGTGCAACGGCGTTGGCACAGGTTCACAAACAGCTTGGCGACAGGCCTGCGGACGTGGTGAACGTTCAAACTTTAAAAGACTTCTTTAACGCAATGCAGGCGTTGGTAGCAGAAGAGAAATTATTAGCCTACCACGACCGTTCAGACGGTGGTTTGATTACGACCTTAGCGGAAATGGCATTTGCAGGAAATTGTGGCGTAGGTGTGGATATTTCTGCCCTTGGCGACAACGATTTAGCGGTGCTATTCAATGAAGAATTGGGTGCAGTAATCCAAGTTGCAGATAGTGAACTCAATGCAGTGCGTGAGGTGCTGAAAGCCCATAATCTCATTCACTTAACCAAAGAATTAGGGGCGGTGAATGCTGATAACCGTTTTGAAATCAGCCGTGGTTCGCGCAAACTGTTAAGCGAAAAACGCTCTGAACTGCGTGGAATTTGGGCGGAATTAACCCACCAAATGCAACGTTTGCGTGACAACCCGGAATGTGCTGATCAAGAATTTGCAGCAAAAAAAGATATTAATAACAAAGGGTTATCCGCATTCTTAACTTACGATGTGAATGAAGACATCGCCGCACCATTCATCAACAAAGGGGCAAAACCGAGCATCGCAATCCTGCGTGAGCAAGGCGTAAACAGCCATTACGAAATGGCGGCAGCCTTCGACCGTGCCGGTTTCAATGCTATTGACGTACATATGTCTGACCTAATCGCTGGCAGACGCAACCTGAACGACTTCAATGCAATGGTAGCTTGTGGTGGTTTCTCCTACGGCGACGTACTGGGTGCAGGCGGCGGCTGGGCGAAATCAATCCTGTTCAACCCAATGTTGCGTGACCAATTCAGCCAATTCTTCGCCAACCCGAACACACTGGCGTTAGGCGTGTGTAACGGTTGCCAAATGGTGTCCAACTTGGCGGAAATTATCCCCGGTGCCGAAAACTGGCCACGTTTCGTTCGTAATAAATCCGAACGTTTTGAAGCTCGGGTTGCGATGGTGAAAATCAATGAAACGAATTCCGTTTGGTTCAACGGAATGGCAGGCAGCCATATGCCGATTGCAGTCAGCCATGGCGAAGGACGAGTGGAATTTAGAAATAGTGATCAACTTCACAAATTGCAAAATCAGAATTTGATCGCCGCTCAATATGTGGACTACAATTGTGCTGTAACCGAACAATACCCTGCCAACCCAAACGGCTCTACACTAGGTATCACCGCACTTACTAATCTTGACGGACGAGTCGCCATTATGATGCCACATCCTGAGCGAGTGTTCCGAGCGGTGAGTAACTCTTGGTGTCCGGATGATTGGACTGAGGATGGGGGTTGGATGAGGGTGTTTAGGAATGCGAGGATAGTATTAAAGTAA
- a CDS encoding protein-methionine-sulfoxide reductase heme-binding subunit MsrQ, which yields MLTGLRILIHLGCLLPLVWVAQLLYTGNETVLGADPIKELEHFLGYGAIVIFCVMFLLGIALQYLKKNQYQILRRPLGLWAFVWAALHISSYLLLELSLDVTLFFSELASRPYLILGAAAFFILSIMAVTSLPILKRKLGKRWGTIHQWAYPALVLAMIHYYWSVKSVTFDPIIIGVLVLFIVAHKIQAKFAKK from the coding sequence ATGCTAACCGGACTACGCATACTTATTCATCTTGGCTGTTTATTACCGCTAGTTTGGGTGGCACAGCTATTATATACGGGTAATGAAACGGTATTAGGTGCCGATCCGATTAAAGAGCTGGAACATTTTCTCGGTTATGGTGCAATCGTGATTTTTTGTGTCATGTTTCTACTTGGTATTGCTCTACAATACTTAAAGAAAAATCAGTATCAAATTTTACGCCGCCCATTGGGATTATGGGCGTTTGTGTGGGCAGCGCTACACATCTCAAGCTATCTATTGCTAGAATTAAGTCTTGATGTTACGTTATTTTTTAGCGAGCTTGCCAGTCGTCCATATTTAATTTTAGGAGCCGCTGCTTTTTTTATTCTAAGCATAATGGCAGTGACTTCGCTGCCGATATTAAAACGAAAATTAGGAAAACGCTGGGGGACGATTCACCAGTGGGCTTATCCTGCATTAGTATTGGCGATGATACATTATTATTGGTCGGTAAAAAGTGTAACATTCGATCCAATTATCATTGGAGTTTTAGTGTTGTTTATCGTTGCGCATAAAATACAGGCTAAATTTGCAAAAAAATAG
- the ansB gene encoding L-asparaginase 2: MKFKKLVLATMLSGLFVTANAAELPNITILATGGTIAGSQQNANSSAYQAGQLNIETLIEAVPEMKALANIKGEQIVKIGSQDMSDSVWLKLVKAINQQCAATDGFVITHGTDTMEETAYFLDMTVKCEKPVVLVGAMRPATEKSADGPLNLYNSIVVAKDPKSAGRGVLVAMNDVVLGARDVTKTSTTAVQTFSSPNFGSLGYVHNSKVDYERSPESKHTVNTPFNVDGLNELPKVGIIYAYANMPTEPLKALLDAGYQGIVVAGVGNGNMNAENLALLEEAAKKGVAVVRSSRVPTGYTTRDAEVDDSKYGFAASGTLNPQKARVLLQLALTQTKDIKTIQQYFEDF; encoded by the coding sequence ATGAAATTCAAAAAATTAGTGTTAGCAACAATGCTAAGTGGCTTATTTGTTACAGCAAATGCGGCAGAATTGCCAAACATTACTATTTTAGCAACAGGGGGAACGATTGCCGGTAGCCAGCAGAATGCAAATAGCAGTGCCTATCAAGCGGGGCAATTGAATATTGAAACTTTAATTGAAGCTGTGCCGGAAATGAAAGCATTAGCGAATATTAAAGGCGAGCAGATTGTTAAAATCGGTTCGCAGGATATGTCGGATAGCGTGTGGTTAAAACTGGTTAAAGCGATTAATCAACAATGTGCAGCAACAGATGGTTTTGTCATTACCCACGGTACAGATACAATGGAAGAAACCGCTTATTTTCTTGATATGACGGTGAAATGTGAGAAACCTGTTGTATTAGTTGGTGCGATGCGTCCGGCAACAGAAAAGAGTGCCGATGGTCCATTGAATTTATATAACTCAATTGTAGTGGCAAAAGATCCCAAATCTGCCGGGCGTGGTGTGTTAGTGGCGATGAACGATGTGGTATTGGGAGCGAGAGATGTGACTAAAACCAGCACTACTGCGGTGCAAACATTTAGTTCGCCAAATTTTGGTTCTTTAGGTTACGTCCACAATAGTAAAGTGGACTATGAACGCTCTCCGGAAAGCAAACATACTGTTAATACCCCATTTAATGTGGATGGATTAAATGAATTACCAAAAGTTGGGATTATTTATGCTTATGCCAATATGCCGACCGAGCCGCTTAAAGCCTTGTTAGATGCGGGTTATCAAGGCATTGTGGTAGCAGGTGTTGGTAATGGCAATATGAATGCGGAAAATCTTGCATTATTAGAGGAAGCGGCGAAAAAAGGCGTTGCGGTGGTACGCTCTTCTCGTGTGCCAACAGGCTATACTACTCGTGATGCAGAGGTTGATGACAGTAAATATGGCTTTGCTGCTTCCGGCACGTTAAATCCGCAAAAAGCCCGTGTGTTATTGCAATTAGCTTTAACTCAAACGAAAGATATCAAAACGATTCAGCAATATTTTGAGGATTTTTAA
- a CDS encoding DeoR/GlpR family DNA-binding transcription regulator, whose product MQQRHNQIITYLTEFDEASVKELAEHCAVSIETIRRDLNKLDKNGLLHRTHGGAVSYKKRDVGRSFSTRLRTNSEAKRNIAENVLLHLYPESVIALDASSTSWNVAQRLPNIPCTVVSSSMRIIRSLSQKPHIKTIATGGVYLEKYDAFYGPLSEQLFSRLKIDIAILSCAGIAEGIIWESNEVNISFKRKLIANSKQVFLLVDHSKFERKDLIQMENLACVDKLFVNRMPANTLQKYCLENQIQIVI is encoded by the coding sequence ATGCAACAACGACATAACCAAATTATCACTTACTTAACGGAATTTGATGAAGCGAGTGTAAAAGAGCTGGCGGAACATTGTGCTGTATCAATTGAAACCATTCGCCGTGATCTAAATAAATTAGATAAAAACGGGCTTCTACACCGTACCCATGGTGGTGCGGTTAGCTATAAGAAAAGGGATGTCGGCCGTTCATTTAGTACCCGCTTGCGAACAAATAGTGAAGCAAAACGGAATATTGCAGAAAATGTACTCTTACATTTATATCCGGAATCGGTGATTGCCCTTGATGCAAGTTCGACCTCTTGGAATGTTGCACAACGTCTTCCTAATATTCCTTGTACGGTGGTAAGTAGTTCTATGCGGATTATTCGAAGCCTTTCCCAAAAACCGCATATTAAAACCATTGCAACCGGTGGGGTTTATTTAGAAAAATATGATGCCTTTTACGGCCCCCTTTCAGAGCAGCTCTTCTCTCGGTTAAAAATAGATATTGCCATTCTTTCTTGTGCAGGGATTGCAGAGGGAATCATTTGGGAATCTAATGAGGTTAATATTTCTTTCAAACGTAAACTGATTGCTAACAGCAAACAGGTTTTTCTTTTGGTTGATCACAGTAAATTTGAGCGTAAAGACTTAATTCAAATGGAAAATTTGGCTTGCGTTGATAAATTATTTGTGAATCGAATGCCGGCTAATACTCTGCAAAAATACTGTTTAGAGAACCAAATTCAAATCGTTATTTAA
- a CDS encoding anti-phage dCTP deaminase: MTVVSNIKNINARKRFGYIEKQKDQDGKDYFFLEKDLIDINFDDLNEGVKVCFDSEERKGTRYAHNIRLHIDTKEIIESNNELRSSYLLPGGKMHNSELIIGIVSAVGSESRTIIESLKSRLEIFEYHTEIIKLSSILPEFNKQGEYQRIRHYMKQGDKLREESKNNAILAAKAIKLITHCREQSSKEKRAYIIDSLKHPDEVELLRKVYGDGFYLFGIHADEKRRMDFLIHEKGCSQEAANELIKIDENENFSYGQKTRDTYHLADFFLNLGSNGDAVKNHLQRFLNLIFSNPHLHPTFDEFAMFMAFNSSIRSGDLSRQVGAVISKNKQIISTGANDVPKFGGGLYWAEQDNSGNVNDFPDGKDYKRGVDSNKQTQAEIIQEIIRDVEKIQLNSEQKSKLETILRNSKISDLTEFGRVVHAEMEAILACGREGISTINAILYCTTFPCHNCAKHIIASGIKRVVYVEPYPKSKALEFHSESIELRSSFEQGKTTEDKVIFEPFIGVGPRRFLDLFSMSLGAGSKLKRKQKDGRIIPWEGDNKSIRTPLLINSYLELEKEAITLLDNIS; encoded by the coding sequence ATGACAGTTGTTAGCAATATAAAAAATATTAATGCTCGAAAAAGATTTGGATATATAGAAAAACAAAAGGACCAAGATGGTAAAGATTATTTTTTCTTAGAAAAAGATCTTATAGATATTAATTTTGATGATCTAAATGAAGGAGTGAAAGTTTGTTTTGATTCAGAAGAAAGGAAAGGGACTAGATATGCACATAATATTAGATTACATATAGATACTAAAGAAATAATCGAATCTAATAATGAACTAAGATCTAGCTATTTACTTCCTGGAGGAAAAATGCATAACAGTGAACTTATTATAGGAATTGTTAGTGCTGTAGGTTCCGAATCTAGGACAATTATAGAATCACTTAAAAGCAGACTAGAAATTTTTGAATATCATACTGAGATTATTAAATTATCTTCTATTCTTCCTGAGTTTAATAAACAAGGGGAATATCAGCGAATACGTCACTATATGAAACAAGGGGATAAGCTTAGAGAAGAAAGTAAAAATAATGCTATCTTGGCAGCTAAAGCTATTAAATTAATAACTCACTGTAGAGAACAAAGTAGCAAGGAAAAAAGAGCTTATATTATTGATTCATTAAAACATCCTGATGAAGTAGAGTTATTAAGAAAAGTTTATGGTGATGGTTTTTACCTTTTTGGTATACATGCAGATGAAAAACGACGCATGGATTTTTTAATTCATGAAAAAGGTTGTTCTCAAGAAGCTGCTAATGAATTAATTAAAATTGATGAAAATGAGAATTTTAGTTATGGACAAAAAACTAGAGATACGTACCATTTAGCTGATTTCTTTTTAAATTTAGGAAGTAATGGGGATGCTGTCAAAAATCATTTACAAAGATTTCTAAATCTCATTTTTTCAAATCCTCATTTACATCCTACATTTGATGAATTTGCTATGTTTATGGCATTTAATAGTTCTATCCGTTCTGGTGACTTATCTCGTCAAGTTGGTGCTGTAATTAGTAAGAATAAACAAATCATATCTACTGGAGCCAATGATGTTCCTAAATTTGGTGGAGGGTTATATTGGGCAGAACAAGATAATTCTGGTAATGTAAATGATTTTCCAGATGGTAAAGATTATAAGAGAGGAGTTGATTCTAATAAGCAAACTCAAGCAGAAATCATTCAAGAAATTATAAGGGATGTAGAGAAAATACAATTAAATTCAGAACAAAAAAGTAAACTTGAAACTATTTTGCGAAATAGCAAAATATCAGATTTAACTGAATTTGGCAGAGTTGTTCATGCTGAAATGGAAGCTATTCTTGCATGTGGACGAGAAGGCATTTCTACCATAAATGCTATTTTATACTGCACGACATTTCCTTGTCATAATTGTGCTAAACATATTATAGCCTCTGGCATTAAGCGAGTTGTATATGTAGAACCATATCCTAAGAGTAAAGCCCTTGAATTTCATTCAGAATCAATAGAATTACGCTCTTCATTTGAACAAGGCAAAACTACTGAAGACAAAGTTATTTTTGAACCTTTCATTGGTGTTGGCCCTCGAAGATTTCTTGATTTATTCTCTATGAGTTTAGGTGCAGGTTCTAAATTGAAGCGTAAACAAAAAGATGGGCGTATAATACCGTGGGAAGGAGATAATAAATCAATTAGAACACCGTTATTAATTAACTCATATTTGGAATTAGAGAAAGAGGCTATTACTTTATTAGATAATATTTCTTAG